The genomic region accgaccgacatgagcaaagcaatatactccctcttcttcgaaggggggcataaaaagttaattTCGGATAAGGTGTAATAAAACAATAGCCAATGTCGGATAAGGTGTAACAAAAAAATAGTCAATGTCTGATAAGgtgtaataaaacaatatttaatgtcgaataagttttaataaaacaaaagtttatgtCGCATAAGGTTTAACAAAACAATAGTCAATGTCGGATAAGatgtaataaaacaatagttAATATCGGATAATttgtaacaaaacaataatacaaaaaatagtcAATGTCGGTAAAGATGTAATAAAACTATAGTAAATGTCGAAAAAGGTGTAACAAAACAATAGTTAATGTCGGATAAGGTGTAATCAAACAATAGCCAATGTCGGATAAGGTGTAACAAAACAAAAGTCCATGTCGGATAaggtgaaataaaacaattagtcAATGTCGGATAAGGTTTAACAAAACAACAGTCAATGTCGGATAATGTGTTACAAAATATTAATCAATGTATGATAAAGTGAAACAAAAGAGTCAATGTAGGATAaggttttacaaaataataattaatgtcGGATAAGaggcaacacaaaatcaatgTCGGATTAGGTGTAAAAAAGTCAATGGCGAATAGGGTGttacaaaataataatcaatGCCGGATTAGGTGTAACAAAACAATAGTCAATGTCGGATAAGTAGTAACAAAAATAGTCAATGTCGGAAAAGATGTAATAAAACAATAGTCAATGCCGAAAAAGGTGTAATAAAACAATAGTTAATGTCGGATAAGGTGTAATCAAACAATAGCCAATGTCTGATAAGGTGtaacaaaacaaaagtaaatgtcgGATAaggtgaaataaaacaattagtcAATGTCGGATAAGGTTTAACAAAACAACAGTCAATGTCGGATAATGTGTTACAAAATATTAATCAATGTAGGATAAAGTGTAACAAAAAAGTCAATGTAGGATAAggttttacaaaataattatcaatgTCCGATAAGaggcaacacaaaatcaatgTCGGATTAGGTGTAACAAAACAATAGTCAATGTCGAATAGGGTGttacaaaataataatcaatGCCGGATTAGGTGTAACAAAACAATAGTCAATGTCGGATAAGGTGTAACATAACAATATTCAATGTCGGATTATGTGTTACAAAACAATAGCCAATATCGGATTTGTTGtaacaaaacaatattcaatGTCGGATTAGGTGTTACAAAACAATAGCCAATATCGGATTAGTTGTAACAAAACAATAGTCAATGTCGGATAAGTAGTAATGAAACAATAGCCAATGTCGGATTAGATGTAACAAAATAATTGTCAATTTCAGATAAGGTGTAACAATTATTAGTGAATGCCGGAAAAAGTGTTACAAAACAATCGTCAATGTCGGATTAGAAGTTACAAGACAAAAGTCACTGTCAGATTAGAAGTTGCATAACAATAGTCAATATCGGATTAGAATTTACAAAACAATCGTCAATATCGGATTAGAAGTTACAAAACAATAGTCAACATCGGATTAGAAGTTacaaaacaatattcaatatCGGATTAGAAGTTACAAAACAATAGTAAATATTtgataagaatttaaaaaaacattagtCAATAGCGGATTAGAAGTTACAATACAATAGTCAATCTCGGATTTTTAAGTTACAAAACAATCGTCAATGTCGGATTATTAGTTACAAAACAATAATCAATATCGCATTATAAGTTACAATACAATCGTCAATGTCGGATtagaagttaaaaaaacaatCGTTAACGTCGGATTCGAAGTTACAAAACAATCGTCAATGTCGGATTAGAAGTTACAAAACAATTGTCAATATTGGagtaaaagttacaaaacaatcgtCAATATCGGATTAGAAGTTAGAAAACAATCGTCAATAACGGATTAGAAGTTACAAAACAATAGTCAACATCGGATCAGAAGTTACAAAACAATCGTCAATAACGGATTACAAGTTACCAAACAATCGTCAATATCGGATTAGAAGTTACACAACAGTAGTCAACATCGGATTAGAAGTTACAAAACAATAGTCAATGTCGgataaaaaattacaaaacaaaagtcTCATGCTGTTTGTGGCACGACGCAAAATGTATGGTGGGCAAAAcgttgttttgtgtaatttgtttatgtgtaaatgttcaagtttttgtgcatttttgtttagaagagtcGACACAAAAAAGAAGCGTTAACCCAAACAACAAAATAAGACTTTGTTGGGAAAACTGGTAAATagataaacgtgttttttttttcaacaacatATACTTAACGCTTGCTTCACAGTGGTGATAAATAGCTAATGCGTAATTACAAAATCACTTTGTGATCTTAAACTCGATCTTGCACAACCTCTTGGTTTCTATTGTCATTATTGTCTTTAGTTCGCGAAGTGACAAACTGAATTGTCAAAGTTGATTATTATGAAATTATGTCTTAAAGAATATTGTGAAACTTTGAGTTTTCcttttatatgtttacaatagtTCTTTGCGTTTAATTTGAGTGAACGATTTGTTAATGACATGCTATATTGATACCTGACATATATGCAATTGTGTTTGAACGTTTTAATAAGTGTAAATCgattatttatttctaaatttaaatgTATGAAACTTAAGAAACCTTATTAGGATAGTCATTCTTGAAATCGTCAGATTGTAATGTTCaatcaagaaaaacataataaaaacactaTTAAAGTAAACACAATTGCAGACACAGCCTTGGAACGGatttatatttaacccatttatgcctagtggactctcccatcgttctaaatttgatcaatttatttccgaaattaggggtattagtatatttatttctatatttagaatatttcttaaagaaattcctttaagcaaacagtgcagaccctgatgagacgccgcatcatgcggcgtctcatatgggtctccgctgtttgccaaggcatttttttctagacgctaggcataaatggtttaaacgaTTTTTCTTATTATACAATGCTATGTAAATAGTCTCAGAAAGGTTTGTATGTGGGTCTTGAAGCAACCTTACCTAGGCCGGGGATCAGGAAGTTCAGAATACAGCATATGATCGCGGCGGGCATTGGCATTGCGGGAATAAAGAACCTTTCTGACTTCCCTTTGTAGCCACCGGCCCCTTGACCACTTCCGGTTCCCTTTCCCATATCACCTAAACATGTCCACATCATATTTAAAGGCTATCAAATAATCATTGAAGAAAAAGACATGCATTGCTAAATTTGTTTTTTGATTTTACATGCGATTTGTCACGTGACTTAAATATATAAAAGTTTCTCTCCAAGTAATAACTGTATTTCTCTTCTATTTGTGGATACTGATAAACATGATTTACATGCCTACTCAGAACAAAACAACCCTACTTTGTGACGCGACTATTTTAGCTTGATTCGTAAgttattatttgaaaattgttATCAGTGAAACTAAAATACTAGTATATTACCTTATATGGTCTGGAGAAGTTTGATCCAAATAAccaaaatattgtataaaaagtgATCCGCGATAATCGCTTTATAAATGCGTCATGCGTTGTGAAAAAGTGATCAAATAAAAGCTCGGTCTCTTTCAAAAGTCTATCGATTGCTTTAAAGGGTAATCGATCGGAGCATGAGATTTCAGCGGTATTGACTGTTGTACACAAACACAGTTATGTATACGTGTTAAGTATTGGttctaaaaaaaatcatgtttaaattagaaattcATTTTCTTGTATTAGTAAACACGAAGCACACAACGCTGTCTTGATGCCACCTTTAATTGGATAAAACAAGATTCATGCATAAAACTTTTCGCCAAAATAGGCATGAAACATAAGGAAAGAATGTATAAGGTTTCATTGAAGAACTATCAAATGATGAAATACGAACATAAAGACTCATATAACTAATAACATGCACCAGCATGCACTAAGCTGGTCATTATACATACACAAACGGGCAAGAAGACAACACGAGTGTTTAATAAAACAAGTGCAACTGTGAAAATAAAGTAGTGTTGTAAAAACTAATATTTACATCAAACGCtttgataatttaataaattaatattattaaaatatatctaATGACGTTTAAAATATGTTGAACTGCtgaaataattacaataaacaaAAAGTAGTTTATATATTTTCTGCTGTCCAGTCTCAAACGTTTTAAACCACAGAAACTTCTGTTTGTGAGTCGGCCAAGGTTTGATCCCTCGGGGACGCCATTAGGTTATCGTAACTCCTCGACGCCATGCTCATGTGGGACGCGGACACTGTACGTCTATCTCTGTGATCCGTATGTCCTTGATATTCCGCGTTGTTTGTCGAATCACCAATGCTTGTTCCACCAGATCGACTTCCAGTTTGATCAAATGACTTTGTATAGTCAATATCTTCATGAACAGTTTCATCAATATTACTACTCTCGATTCGATTTTCTCTTATTCGTTTCTTGTGCTTCCTACTTTTCGGCTCTCGCACCACATCCAGCTGTGTGCTCGATGGACGCACCTTCTTCTTGTTCCTCCACCGTCGATATGCGCACTTGATAAGGCACCACTCGCCAATCCTGACCCTCAAGGTGATGATCGCGTAAACGAGAAGGTGAACGAGCGGCAGGAGAACGACCAAGACAATGGCGCTGATGCCGAATGTTCTGTAGATCTGGTTCCAGTCTAACACGCGATAGACAAAGTCGCCCCAACGCTTCTGGTAGACCACGGAGAACAGGACGTAGACGAAGTAGACGGCCCAGGGCATGTAGAAGTGAAGCAGCTTGAAGGGTTTCGCCGAGATAAACAAATGGAGCACAACAATGGCACCGTTAATTAGCATAAAGGCTATCGTTCCGAACTCCCATTCTGGAAAAATGCCTATTGTTTAATACGACGATAACATCAAGCATGTGTGTAACACTTCATGGCTAACAGTTGTTGATGCGTTgattacattatttaattttctaattaacttataaatttatataaacagtttaaaataaaacttatggAATGGCGAATACACATTTTAAGCATCAAAACAAGCACCGATCTTACGTGTTTCAGAGACTCCGGTCCCAAGTATATCATACGAGTCTCCGAACGCTGGAACCGAAATAAGGCTGTTGAATTACTCGATGTCATTAATGTATGCTCTAAATAACATTTGTAATAGTATTTATCTTAAGCATGAAAACATATCATATGCACGGAAAGTTAATAACAATAAAAGATGCTAATGGATGTAGTTTGACAAAGAACacacataaataataaaactttaaatgatttaaaatgaaagtcgctgtacacacacacacttacagaACAAACATCAACAGCAGTAAGTTTATTATAACACTGAGATCATTGTGCGGAATAAAATCATGTTCTTGTTTGGCCATACTTTTGCTAGTTTGAAACAACACAGTGAACTATTTTGACAATTTTTCGATGACTCCCAATTACTGAAGTGGTttacatatttgaatatttagCTCGCATGCCCCGACTTGTACTTATTCatttatatgggccgtgctctgtgaaaaaagggttaaatccatgtgcgtaaagagcGGTCCCAGAtcagcgtgtgcagtccgcacaggctaatctgggacgacactttccgcctagattttcgctaagaagagactttcttgaaaggaaaaatatcataaaagcggaaagtgtcgtccctgataagcctgtgcggactgcacagcataATCAGGCacggcactttacgcatatgcattaaacccccttttcacagagcacggtcaatTTAATCTTGTTTTGCGTTTTCGTGTACTGATTAATTTGAAGATTATTGAATGTTTGGTGTTCCTCACCGCGAATGAAGTAGAAACTGAGTAGGTAGAGAATGGTGATGGTAAGTCCGGATACAGTGGAGATAGTGAAGAACACCCAGGTCACCTTCATGTACCAGCGCACCGTGTAGTACTCGccttgtaaaataaaatataaaagcataTAGTTCACAAGTTTAAGACCTGAATTTTATAAGAGAATAATAACTGGCCTATATAAAAAGGACATAAACGGGAGTCGAGTATCTCTTCTGAAGATTTCTATGGAGTTTCAAGAACCCTGTAATAAATTCAGGCGCGTGGAAGATCCGGAAGCTTGGGACCGACAATAATTTTCTTAAAGTTTCGATGTAAAACAAGGCTTTTCCTTCCCCTTTGTCGACTGTTTTGACACATAAAGGGTAGAAATAATTAGTGTATAAGTGTAGTAATAACCTTGTATTTCAGTTAGAATTAAAGCAGTACTACGCTGATTGTACAAATCTACACGATAAGTCGTGTACCAATCTACTGGTTTATTGACTATTATTGCGGCCCTATGTCTACTGTAGCCGCggactcatcatcatcatcatcatcatcatcatcatcatcatcatcatcatcatcatcatcatcatcatcatcatcaccatcatcatcaccaccaccaccaccaccaccaccaccaccaccaccaccaccaccaccaccaccaccaccaccaccaccatcatcatcatcatcatcatcaccaccaccatcatcatcatcatcatcatcatcatcatcatcatcatcatcatcatcatcatcattatcatcatcatcatcatcatcatcatcatcatcattatcatcaaaatCAGAATCAACATTGTTACAGTCATCATCAATACCTTCATCGTCATCGTGCACTTATGTATTAATCATACTTTGTTGATTGGCTGTGTTGCGTTTAGGATCCGTTCACTATGGTTCCATTTAACATACTATTCACAGTGTATGCCAATGTGCGGTAATTTACTTGAAGAATAGGAATCTGTGGCAAAAATGATTACACAGTACTACTTTGTTTGATGATCGTAGTGATTCCTCGGAACGGTCAAATTTTCTGGTAATTATAGTTTTTCGTAAGCGAATAACTTAAAATTGCAAACTATAAACTGGTAGAAGCAGTTTGCTTGGCAAACGGCTGTCAGtcgacaaattaaaaaaataaaaccaatCAATCGACCAACCAATCGACTGGTGACTGAGTTTACCCGATATAAACGCTGTATATATCAATATGAATGCATGCTCCTGTGCTTTTTAAATAAACGATGCACCTACCCATTGTTTTAAAGCTGATTTTTGCTGTCCTGTTCCGCATGACTATTTCGGCTCCTCCTGTTTCACCTGTTGATGGAACAAATAAACAGAGCGTTACATTCTCTTGTTcttattaacccatttgtgcctagttgactctcatatccttctaaattggaacaatttatttccaaaattaggaatgtctcgtatatttatttctatatgtagaatatttctttcagaaattcatttaagcaaacagcgcagaccctgatgagacgccgcttcatGCGTCGtttcatctgggtcaacgctgtttgccaaggcctttttatagacgctagacataaatgggttaatgtcataCTAAACACTCCTGATTATTAAAGTTTTCATAAGTTATTATTCACCGTCGTtccttataattatatataagccTTATATCGAGACATAACAAAGCATGAAATGACGATAAACACATACAATTCTGAAAATTCAACTGCGCACACAGGGAAGAAACCACATTATAACATTAGGTTCTTTATTAAAGGTAAGTTGAATGCAAAACAGTCGTACCCAAAAGCACCACACATCGCACAAATGCCACACAAGTTAACAACATACAATTCAGGCCACCGCTTTAGAGCTGCGAATGCACATGGTTGGGGGAGGAGATATCAGTTTTATGGAGCATCAAAACTCACACTGAACCCAGAATAATTGACAAAAAATCAACTACTCGtacaagaaataaacatactTTCCCTTTCTTGTAGAATGTGCCTAGCGCAGATATGGACATAGAGATTCACGACGAGGTCGATGACGTTGCTGAGGACCAAGAGGAGGTAACACCAGTTGTGGATGTACATGAAATAGTTAGCGCTAGGTTCGCCGCTGTATTTACTGGCGGAGAGACCGTCCAATGTCAGTGCAACTATATGGAAAACTAGCTGCAGAGACAGCCATACAGGATACAGCCATTGAGGACCGAactgaaaacgaaagtaaaatgaATTGATTTTATAAATTGTGTGCTTGTTTTCTCCCGAATGAAATGAACTTCAGACATTGCTTCTTCAGCATTAAATGAGAGCTTTGTCGCATATGTGATAATTACCCCCTCGCAACTTTTGCTCCTATGTTCAATGGTTAATGACTCAAGATTACCCCCGCATCACTTTGTCAGCCATGGTCACTGTAAATGACTCAGGATAACCCCATTACCACTTTGTCAGCCATGTTCATTGAAAATGACTCACTATTACCCCCGTACCGCTTTGTCCGCTATGTTCAAGGGTAAATGATTCAGGATTATCCCGTAGCACTTTTTCAGCTATGTTCAATGGTAAATGATTCAGGATTACCCCCTTACCACTTTGTCAGCAATTTTCAGGATAAGCCCGTACCACTTTGTCCGCTATGTTCAAAGGTAAATGATTCAGGATTACCCCGTACCACTTTGTCCGCTATGTTCAAGGGTAAATGATTCAGGATTACCCCGTACCACTTTGTCCGTTATGTTCAAGGGTAAATGACTCAGGAATGCGTGGATCACAGGGGGTAAAAAATTGTCTCTTTTATGGCGATGATATATTTGAAACGTCAATTGCATCGATTGAGAAATGTGGGAAACCCAAATGCACGCTGTGACGTCGTTTGAGAGGTCTATTACAGTGTTTTATGAAAAGAAATTTCGTCTATCACGATACTGTATAATGAAATTAATTTTAGTaattgtttcaagaaataaaacaaatttggtaCATTCTTGTGTAGAATGAACTGCTTTTTAGTCTACGATTCGATAGAATGAAATTGATGTAAATCTATGATACTATATAACTTGAAAGGTGTCACAGACAACATCTTGCATAACCAGGTAGCCATTCCTATACCTGACTACCTCAAACCAATCACTGGACCATCAAGAACCTCCCATACAAAAGCATTTCAGAACATCCAAACCACAACCGATTATCATAAGTTTTCCTTCTTTCCCATTACAATCATCCACTGGAATGCTCTACCTCCTGACATTGTCACCCTCCCTGGACCTGAGTTAAGCCTGGCTGTTAGCCGGGTTGAACATACCTCCCCATAAGCATACCTGAtctgtttttaataataacatacttttttctgTCGGTTTATATCTTTTTATTTCAGTCTTACTAACTTTCTTGTCGGTGACGCGCGACATGTCTATGTCCTCAGAAGGGATTCGACCTTACTGGAAGATAGATAGACGTATAGAAAGGAATTAAGtgtatgctttttttttaattaaatggggTTAAGTCTATaa from Dreissena polymorpha isolate Duluth1 chromosome 5, UMN_Dpol_1.0, whole genome shotgun sequence harbors:
- the LOC127880983 gene encoding uncharacterized protein LOC127880983 isoform X1; this translates as MATRIVIWLPSGSEWGFWLGLVSVLWSGLWFLCCLCRKKCICPHCENEFQLKNFGLYHKRPLDFVTSTFGPQWLYPVWLSLQLVFHIVALTLDGLSASKYSGEPSANYFMYIHNWCYLLLVLSNVIDLVVNLYVHICARHILQERESETGGAEIVMRNRTAKISFKTMGEYYTVRWYMKVTWVFFTISTVSGLTITILYLLSFYFIRAFGDSYDILGTGVSETQWEFGTIAFMLINGAIVVLHLFISAKPFKLLHFYMPWAVYFVYVLFSVVYQKRWGDFVYRVLDWNQIYRTFGISAIVLVVLLPLVHLLVYAIITLRVRIGEWCLIKCAYRRWRNKKKVRPSSTQLDVVREPKSRKHKKRIRENRIESSNIDETVHEDIDYTKSFDQTGSRSGGTSIGDSTNNAEYQGHTDHRDRRTVSASHMSMASRSYDNLMASPRDQTLADSQTEVSVV
- the LOC127880983 gene encoding uncharacterized protein LOC127880983 isoform X2, with amino-acid sequence MYIHNWCYLLLVLSNVIDLVVNLYVHICARHILQERESETGGAEIVMRNRTAKISFKTMGEYYTVRWYMKVTWVFFTISTVSGLTITILYLLSFYFIRAFGDSYDILGTGVSETQWEFGTIAFMLINGAIVVLHLFISAKPFKLLHFYMPWAVYFVYVLFSVVYQKRWGDFVYRVLDWNQIYRTFGISAIVLVVLLPLVHLLVYAIITLRVRIGEWCLIKCAYRRWRNKKKVRPSSTQLDVVREPKSRKHKKRIRENRIESSNIDETVHEDIDYTKSFDQTGSRSGGTSIGDSTNNAEYQGHTDHRDRRTVSASHMSMASRSYDNLMASPRDQTLADSQTEVSVV